In Ruficoccus amylovorans, one DNA window encodes the following:
- a CDS encoding DNA adenine methylase, protein MSQPTPIKPAFPHPGGKTRLLKHILPAIPPHRVYVEPFCGAAAVLLAKEPARCEVINDLDGEMVTFYRYVRWHRNALLAELASWPGNARRDFADLLMNPGYTDLQRAARWYWLKVASFGAQGKTWGRDRNSYHGFDPVRHGKLIDRLARRLSHVMIESRDFEEVVAFYDGPDTFVFLDPPYVQCGKTAYHPFQPEDMARVRRCLDRLRGTWLLTCDDSPACREIFAGLPYREMSIRYSLNKNSGGKVSGELLILHPSLAAATDRLLPLPDLGNNRAA, encoded by the coding sequence ATGAGCCAACCCACTCCAATCAAACCCGCATTCCCGCATCCAGGCGGAAAAACCCGCCTGCTTAAACACATTCTCCCGGCAATCCCGCCTCACCGCGTCTATGTGGAGCCGTTCTGCGGCGCGGCCGCTGTCCTCCTGGCCAAGGAGCCAGCCCGGTGTGAGGTTATCAACGACCTCGATGGCGAAATGGTGACTTTCTACCGCTATGTGCGCTGGCACCGGAATGCCCTCCTGGCCGAGCTGGCCAGTTGGCCAGGCAACGCCCGCCGCGACTTCGCCGACCTGCTGATGAACCCCGGCTACACGGACCTGCAGCGGGCAGCCCGCTGGTATTGGCTGAAGGTGGCTTCTTTCGGGGCACAGGGGAAAACATGGGGCCGCGACCGCAACTCCTATCACGGCTTCGACCCGGTGCGCCACGGCAAGCTGATCGACCGGCTTGCCCGGCGCCTCAGTCATGTCATGATCGAGTCCCGGGATTTCGAAGAGGTAGTGGCCTTCTATGACGGCCCGGATACTTTTGTTTTCCTCGACCCGCCCTATGTGCAGTGCGGAAAGACCGCCTACCATCCTTTCCAGCCGGAGGACATGGCCCGCGTGCGCCGGTGCCTCGATCGCCTTCGCGGCACCTGGCTCCTGACCTGCGATGACTCACCGGCTTGCCGTGAGATATTTGCCGGACTGCCTTACCGCGAGATGTCCATCCGCTACTCCCTGAACAAAAACTCCGGTGGAAAAGTCTCCGGCGAACTGCTCATCCTCCACCCATCCCTCGCCGCCGCCACAGACCGGTTACTCCCTCTTCCCGATCTCGGAAATAACCGTGCAGCCTGA